GTATTGAAAAATTACTGGTCATCGATGATGCCGGGCGATGCACCGGATTGATCACGGTGAAGGACATTGAAAAATCTGACCTGAACCCACAGGCCAGCAAGGACCGCGTGGGCCGTTTGCTGGTCGGCGCCGCCGTGGGTACGGGCGAAACCGGATTACACCGCGCCGTGATGATGGAGGATGCCGGGCTGGATGTTCTGGTCATCGACACCGCCCATGGCCATTCGAAAAATGTTCTCGACACCGTGCGCCGCGTGCGGGGCGCGGTGAAGGGCGATATGCAGATTATCGCCGGCAATATCGCCACGGGCGACGCCGCCCGCGCGTTGATTGATGCGGGCGTCGATGCCGTAAAGGTTGGCATTGGCCCCGGGTCCATTTGCACGACGCGGATTGTCGCCGGGGTCGGCGTGCCGCAACTGACCGCCATTATGGATGTGGCCGCGGCCTGTGCCCCGCACGGCATTCCCGTGATTGCCGATGGCGGTATTAAATTTTCCGGTGACATGGCCAAGGCCATTGCCGCCGGGGCCGATTGCGTCATGATGGGTGGCCTGTTCGCCGGAACCGACGAGGCACCGGGTGATGTCGTGCTGTATCAAGGGCGATCCTATAAATCCTATCGCGGCATGGGATCGGTCGGGGCGATGGTGCGTGGATCAGCCGATCGGTATTTCCAAGGGGCCGTGACACAGGAACAAAAACTGGTCCCCGAGGGGATTGAGGGCCGCGTGCCGTATAAAGGCCCCGTCGGCAACGTCCTGCACCAGATGGTCGGCGGATTGCGCGCCGCGATGGGATATACCGGATGCGAAACCATCGCCGCCATGCACGAACGTGCAGACTTTATGCGCATGACTGGCGCCGGATACCGCGAAAGCCATGTGCATGATGTGACCATCACACAGGAAGCGCCGAATTATCGGCAGAGTGAATAAAAGAAAAACCACAGATGGACACGGATCAACACGGATTTGATCTTCGTCATCCCGGCGCAGGCCGGGATCTTCCTGAGGTTAAGAAAATTTTTTGAACTGTGATGGCGGCAGAAGATACCGGCTTTCGCCGGTATGACGGATTTCATTTGTGTTGATCCGTGTCCATCTGTGGTTACAAAAAAACAGCGGGGCCAAAGGCACCCGCTGTTTTTCAAAATTTAAAAAATTACTGCGCCGGTTGCGCCGGGGCAGATTCCTGAATGGCTTCGCCAGCATCTTCGACTGCTTCGCCAATCGCATCACCGGCCTGTTCCATCGCGGCTTCCATTTTTTCGCCCGGTGTTTTGGGTTTCTGGGTTTCTTGATATCCAACATAACCGAGAACACCGACCAGAATGATGGTCACAATGATCAAAAGGGTTTTTGTATTCATGGTTTGGGTTTCCTTTGTTTTTGTGATTAAACTGATGGGCACTCTACACGCCTAAAGATCTAGTACAAATGGATAGAATGACAATTCGCGCCGCAACACACGATGATATTGACGTTTTGGCCCGCATTCTGGTCAGCGGTTTCCACGCCACCTATGAGGGCCTTGTGGACCCGGAATGGCTGGCGGCGAAGACCGAAGACGAATATCGCGGCAAATGGCGCGAATGGCTGGACAGTGACGGGTTTTATGCCCTGGTGTCCTGTCTGGACGACGGCACGCCCGTGGGCGTGGTTAGTTTTGGCAAATTGAAAACCCCGCCACCCGGCGTATCACTGATCCGTCCGCTCTATACCGCCGAAATCTATGCCATCTATATCTTGCCGGAATATTGGCGGCAGGGGCATGGTTTGAAATTGATGCAGGCCGCCACCGAATCGCTGTTGACCATGAAGCATAAATCCATGTGTTTATGGGCACTGGAGGCGAACAAGCGCGCCGGTGCATTTTACACAACACTGGGTGGACAGCGAATCGGTAAGCGCGATATTGAGGCCGGGGCCCGCAAAGCGCGCGAAGTCTGCTTCGGATGGCGTGACACCAAACCGATTCTGGCCCATGCCAAGCAATGAAAAAACAAGATTCTGCATAATCGGGCACCACATTGTGGCGGCTTTGTGTCAGCGGGGCCTGAATTGTGATTTTATCATGACATTCAATAACTAAGCCCATTTTTTCACTTTGTGTTCATCATCAAATCCTATATTGGAATCGCATACCGCACATTTGTTCCTGAGGAGGACACATATTATGAAGGCTCTGTTGAGTGTATTGACTGCTGCTGTTGTTCTGGCTGCCCCGGTTGCTGCGAAAGCGGACGACCATGCTGCTCCGGCCACTGAAATGAAGGCTGAAGTTGCTGCTGAAGAAGCGGCCCCGGCTGTTGCTGAAGAAGCAACCATCCTGACCTACACGCTGGCCGATGGCACGAGCGTTGTGGTTGAGGCTGACGCTGTATTCGTTCTGGACAAAGACGGCAACCGCACGGCTGCTCCGGATGGCGAACACAAAACCGTTGATGGCCAGACCCTGAACGTTAAAGAAGGCAAACTGGTGAAAGAAGAAGCTGCTGCTCCGGCAGAAGCTGCTCCGGCTGCTGACGCTGCTGCTCCGGCCGCTGCTGAATAATTTCGGCCCGGGCGCAGGCCCGACCGATGCAAAAACCCCGCCCAACGGCGGGGTTTTTCATTTTACGCCGAATTTCCTGTACTTTTCGCGTCCATCTGTGGCAAAAACCGCCCATCATGACACCGGGCGCACGGCTCAAGGCCGTTTTAGACATTCTGGACAAAATCGATCATAGCCGCATCCCCATGGATGGCACGGTGGGCGACTATATGCGCTTCCGCCGATATATCGGCTCCAAGGACCGGGCGGAGATTGTTGAGCGCCTGTACAACATGGTCCGCGCCAAGGCGCGCCTGAACTGGTGGATGGATCATCTGTCCGCGCCGGACACCAACCGGGCCCGCGCCATTTTGTGGATGATGCTGGGCGAAAACATGGATGGCCCGCGTCTGGAAAAAATGTTCAACGGCGGAAAATACGACCCCGAAGAACTGAATGACGACGAATTGAAATTAATCCGTGCCGCCACCGGACACACGATGAACCACCCGGACATGCCGGAGGCCATCCGCGTCGAATGCCCGCCCCAACACGAAGACGCCTTGCGCGCGTTGTGGGGTGCGGATTTCGCGGCCGAGATGGAAGCAATGCTGACATCGGCACCGCTCGACCTGCGCGTGAATCTGCTGGCCACCGACCGCGACGCGGTTCGCGCCTCGCTGGCGAAGGACGGGGTTGAGGTTGATGATGCGCCGTTATGCCCATGGACATTGCGCGCGCGGAACAAAGCATTCCTGTCGAAAACAAAAGCCTATACCAAGGGCCATGTCGAAATTCAGGACGAAGGATCGCAACTGATTGCGTATCTGTGCGACGCCAAACCGGGCGCGCAGGTTCTGGATTACTGTGCCGGTGCTGGCGGTAAGACGCTGGCTTTGATCAACGCCATGCAGGTCGAACGCCGCCCAAAGGGCCGCATCGTCGCCATGGATCTGGAAGAAGCCCGTTTGGAACGCGCCCGTCCGCGTTTCCGCCGCGCCCATGCCAGCGACATCATCGAGATCCGCCCGCTGTCGGATGAGCGTCACCGCAAATGGCTGCGCCGTCAGAAGGAAACATTCGATGTCGTTCTGACTGATGTACCGTGCAGTGGCACGGGCACATGGCGCCGCAACCCGGATACACGCTGGCGCGCCTTTGGCCCGTCGCTGGATGCACTGGTGCAGACACAGGCCGAAATTCTGGACAAGGTCGCAGGTGCCGTGAAGCCGGGCGGACGATTGGTGTATGCCACCTGCTCCATCCTGCCGCGTGAGAACGAGGACCAGATCGAGGCGTTTTTGGCCCGCCACCCGGACTTTGAAATCTGGCCGATTGCCGAAGCCTTGCCGGATATGGGCAGCAAGCTGGCCGCCAAACCGGGCGCACCGTTTATGCGCCTGTCCCCGCGCCGCCACAACACGGACGGGTTTTTCGCCGCAATCCTGCGCCGAAAGACAGCATAAACCACTGATTTCAAAAGAAAAACAACCTGATTATTGCAGAGTTTTCCATAAGAGCGTAAAAATGTGTGATATTTCGAACAACGTCGCAACAAAGAATGGCGTAGGAATTTCATCAATCATGGCAGCACAGTTGAAAAACCTGACGGGCAAGACCGTCACCCAGGCCGCACAAAGCCTGCGGGAAGAATCCGGCTATATGTGGATCGCGGAAGATCAGGGTCTTTTACTCTCACCCGATGAATCACACATCTTTCGTCTGTGCCATGTACCGGATGTCGCCATGGCCTTTGCGGAAGTCTGCCGCAACCACGACCATCACAACCCGCATTTGCCGCGCGTGTTCTGCCATATTAAATTGAGCGAGCGGTCTTATCTGACCATGATGGAGCCGCTGATCCCGTTCCACAAATTTGGCAAGGACGAATTATGCACGACCATGTTTGGCCAGGCCCGTGCCTTCGCCGCATTTTTGTCCGGTGATGAAATGCACAAGGCGCCGCATGAATGCATGCGCCACGACGCCAATTTGACCGAAGCCGCAAAAATGATCGTGCAGACCGCGCGTTACGCCAAAGATCACGCCAAACGCGTCGCCATCGACACCACACCACCCAGCGTTATGTTCCGCAAAACCGCCGAAGGCGGATGCCAACCGGTTTATGTGGCCCCGCTGGTTCTGGACGGTCACCACAGCATTGATCGCAAAACGCTGGAAAAGATCGAAGCCCGATTCTCGGATCACGAGTTGCATAATCCGACATCCCGCTTCTGGCCACAGGCCACACCCGCCCACTAACCACACACCGTCATCCCCGACCAGTGGAGAAGCGCCCCTTGGCGCTTCGAAACGCCGTGCGGGGATCCGGATTAAAAAGAGAGCACGCGAAAGCGTGCTCACGCATCATGCTGAATTCCCTTCCCGTCGCTCCAGAAAGCCTACGGCTTTCTTCGCTCCGCTGGGAATGACAAAACTTTAAAAAGCCTAACGCGCCAATTTCTGGAACAGATCTTTTTGTTGGCCCAAAACGGCCAAGCGATGTCCACCCGTGACGTTCACGCGGATGGAGTCTTCCGCACATTGCGCATTCGGCCCGATGGATTCAATTGCATCCGCCACGATATAAACCGCATCGCCAAACGGGGCGCGCATGGAAATGGTTTTCGCATCCATATGCGCCAGCGTATCCGTCGCGGGGCCGGCCACGGCGAAATGGGTATCACCGTTTTTCATGTGCAGAGAATGAATATCCGTGTTCTTCACCACGGTGATGGCGGCGATATCGGCCACATCAATGCGCACAGGGGTTTGATCGGCCCGTACAAAGGCCAGCACGAGTGTTTTAAGCGGGGTCATGTCCACAATCCTTATCACCACATCTCCCATCATGGGGCGCCGAACCTCTTTTCCGGGTTTTGGGCGTGTGGGTCTCTATTAACGGTTGTGGTTATAGAAAATAGGGGCGCGGATTGTCAAACAAATTACGCAGGTGCAGCAAAGCGGGGCAGGTCCGTCTTTTATGCTTCGATCCCGTTATAATGGGCCACCTGCCCCGCATCGCTCAACCGCGCCCATTCATGCTGGGCCAGATTGGCAAAGGGTGTCACCCGCACAACATGCACAGCCGTGCCCGCCTTGTTATAGGGCCGCGCGGCCACCACGGCGAACAGGGCATCGTTGCTGACATCCGGAGCTTCGGCCGCGGTCTGCGGTCCATCACATTGCACAATGCGCCCGATATTCGCCCATTGCGATTCCGCATACATCAGCGGCCCGATCATGGGCGCGGTGGTGTACAACACCGCCCGCCGCAAATTCCACGGTTCATCCATGCCGGATTTTTTCTGCGCCCGACAGGCAGTGTAAATCGCCTGAATTTCCGGGGTGAACAGGGGCGTCCCCTGCGCCGTCCGCGCATCAGCCCCGTCATAGGCCACACCATCCGGCATGACGACGCGCGCGGGAACGGGCAATTCTTCATCACCGCGCACACACGGAATCATGCGGTTTTCCAACGGTCCGGCCATATCGGCGTGATAGGGTTCATCATTAAACCCCGCCACGGTGCGTGTATCATCGTATGATGCACCATAGGCCAGAACAAAGGCCCCGGGTTCAATCACCCCGTCCGCGATCAACGCACGCGCGACGATTTCAATTTTGGAATAACAGGCTGGACAGCTTTCCCCGCTGGAGGCCAGCACGACAATCGCATGATCCCGACCGATCATTTGCAAGGCATCGCGCAACGCGCGCAGACATGCCGGCTGCAACACCTGATCCTCGGCATGCGCCCCGGCCAGTCCGGTTTCCAGCACCGCATTGCACACCGGACCCACCACGGGCACCAACGCACCCGTGTCACGATGATACACCGACAGCGACGCCCCGAACGGCCCGCCATGCCCCGCGCGCACATTGTGCACCGCCGCCGCATCACAGGCAGCAACCAGATCGGGAAGAAGATGGCTCACAAAGTCGGCATTGTAGTGTGTCATAAACCCCTTATAGCACAGGCAATATGCTTGGTTTCCAGCAAAATTTCGTCTATATGTTTTGCCATGCAAAATGACAGCGCCGCGGCCCAGACCGCCCATGAACCGATCCCCTCCGCAACCGGACATCACGACCGGATCTTGATTCTGGATTTCGGGTCCCAGGTCACACAATTGATCGCCCGCCGTTTGCGCGAAAACGGCGTGTATTGCGAAATCTGGCCGTTTAACGCGGCATCCGATGAACGAATTTACGACTTTGGCCCCAAGGGCATCATCCTGTCCGGTGGCCCGGCCAGTGTGACTGATGCCGGATCGCCCCGCGCCCCGGATTGCGTGTTCGCCATGGGCGTGCCCGTTTTCGGCATCTGCTATGGCCAGCAAACGATGGTGGAACAACTGGGCGGCAAGGTGGAAAGCCACCATGCCGAAACCGACGGAACGGACGGGGGCCGCGAATTTGGCCGCGCC
The window above is part of the Micavibrio aeruginosavorus ARL-13 genome. Proteins encoded here:
- a CDS encoding RsmB/NOP family class I SAM-dependent RNA methyltransferase, translated to MTPGARLKAVLDILDKIDHSRIPMDGTVGDYMRFRRYIGSKDRAEIVERLYNMVRAKARLNWWMDHLSAPDTNRARAILWMMLGENMDGPRLEKMFNGGKYDPEELNDDELKLIRAATGHTMNHPDMPEAIRVECPPQHEDALRALWGADFAAEMEAMLTSAPLDLRVNLLATDRDAVRASLAKDGVEVDDAPLCPWTLRARNKAFLSKTKAYTKGHVEIQDEGSQLIAYLCDAKPGAQVLDYCAGAGGKTLALINAMQVERRPKGRIVAMDLEEARLERARPRFRRAHASDIIEIRPLSDERHRKWLRRQKETFDVVLTDVPCSGTGTWRRNPDTRWRAFGPSLDALVQTQAEILDKVAGAVKPGGRLVYATCSILPRENEDQIEAFLARHPDFEIWPIAEALPDMGSKLAAKPGAPFMRLSPRRHNTDGFFAAILRRKTA
- the guaB gene encoding IMP dehydrogenase yields the protein MATPSVHTPQKTMREGLTFDDVLLVPGASDIHPADADTRTRLTKSITLNIPVLSAAMDTVTEAEMAIALAQAGGLGVIHRNMTPEQQADMVRRVKRFESGMVDNPITIEPDATLEQALRLMRHHRISGIPVTESSGKLVGILTNRDVRFAENAAQPVRELMTADHLITVPADVSRDEARRLLHKHRIEKLLVIDDAGRCTGLITVKDIEKSDLNPQASKDRVGRLLVGAAVGTGETGLHRAVMMEDAGLDVLVIDTAHGHSKNVLDTVRRVRGAVKGDMQIIAGNIATGDAARALIDAGVDAVKVGIGPGSICTTRIVAGVGVPQLTAIMDVAAACAPHGIPVIADGGIKFSGDMAKAIAAGADCVMMGGLFAGTDEAPGDVVLYQGRSYKSYRGMGSVGAMVRGSADRYFQGAVTQEQKLVPEGIEGRVPYKGPVGNVLHQMVGGLRAAMGYTGCETIAAMHERADFMRMTGAGYRESHVHDVTITQEAPNYRQSE
- a CDS encoding GNAT family N-acetyltransferase; amino-acid sequence: MDRMTIRAATHDDIDVLARILVSGFHATYEGLVDPEWLAAKTEDEYRGKWREWLDSDGFYALVSCLDDGTPVGVVSFGKLKTPPPGVSLIRPLYTAEIYAIYILPEYWRQGHGLKLMQAATESLLTMKHKSMCLWALEANKRAGAFYTTLGGQRIGKRDIEAGARKAREVCFGWRDTKPILAHAKQ